In Pleuronectes platessa chromosome 4, fPlePla1.1, whole genome shotgun sequence, the following proteins share a genomic window:
- the LOC128438557 gene encoding C-X-C motif chemokine 10 — protein MNSSAITFLSFLLVLCAQGLPDSRSRKCKCLNGYIGQVNDRFIRQIKSEPVIHHPNIFCQQIEIIINIGKQEKCVNPQTRFGKFLLKNKNKHENKRAAIMTTTSSQTNAWSSTRLLPTDSAPTTM, from the exons ATGAACTCATCTGCTATTACCTTCCTCAGCTTCCTGCTTGTCCTCTGTGCTCAAG GACTACCAGACAGTAGATCCAGAAAATGCAAGTGCTTAAACGGTTATATCGGCCAGGTCAACGATAGGTTCATCCGGCAGATCAAGTCAGAGCCAGTCATACACCACCCAAACATCTTCTGCCAACAAATCGAGATTATTAT CAACATAGGAAAGCAGGAGAAATGCGTGAATCCACAGACAAGATTCGGGAAATTTCttctcaaaaacaaaaataa GCATGAGAACAAGAGAGCTGCGATCATGACGACGACCTCCAGTCAAACAAATGCATGGAGCTCAACAAGACTCCTCCCCACAGACTCTGCTCCAACGACCATGTAA
- the LOC128437682 gene encoding C-X-C motif chemokine 10, whose protein sequence is MNSSAITFLSFLLVLCAQGLPDSRSRKCKCLNGYIGQVNNRFIRQIKSEPVIHHPNIFCQQIEIIINIGKQEKCVNPQSRFGKCLLKNKNKHEKKRAAIMTMTSSQTNAWSSTRLLPTDSAPTTM, encoded by the exons ATGAACTCATCTGCTATTACCTTCCTCAGCTTCCTGCTTGTCCTCTGTGCTCAAG GACTACCAGACAGTAGATCCAGAAAATGCAAGTGCTTAAACGGTTATATCGGCCAGGTCAACAATAGGTTCATCCGGCAGATCAAGTCAGAGCCAGTCATACACCACCCAAACATCTTCTGCCAACAAATCGAGATTATTAT CAACATAGGAAAGCAGGAGAAATGCGTGAATCCACAGTCAAGATTCGGAAAATGTCttctcaaaaacaaaaataa GCATGAGAAAAAGAGAGCTGCGATCATGACGATGACCTCCAGTCAAACAAATGCATGGAGCTCAACAAGACTCCTCCCCACAGACTCTGCTCCAACGACCATGTAA